In Vitis riparia cultivar Riparia Gloire de Montpellier isolate 1030 chromosome 19, EGFV_Vit.rip_1.0, whole genome shotgun sequence, the following proteins share a genomic window:
- the LOC117909231 gene encoding putative disease resistance protein RGA3, translating to MAEQIPFSVVENVLSSLGSSVVQKIGSIYGVRRELTKLEETLGTLKAVLLDAEDHLEKSRAVKDWVKRLKGVVYDVDDLLDDFATYRLQQGGLVRQVSHFFSSSNQVAFRFQMSGRVDDIKEALDEIKKDIFLLNAIPRSTIHPRAKNIGRETHSSPHSSNLNPRSAEKEDLLKLVLSPDKKIVAIVGIGGLGKTTLAQLVYDDERVQQYFAFKKWVCVSDYSGEGFGESALLKKLSKSKNDEGSQSLSLDDLKNELHKQISQKRYLLVLDDVWNNENENWEKVRTLLEVGDEGSKIVVTTRNAEVSFMGNNTVCLKLKGLDKDESWNLFSNITFGGQTNTVNPEIIKVGREIVNMCNGVPLIINTLGRTLMQFKSDLSKWLSIQKNENLLSLPYGNDNVLQVLKLSYDNLPTHLKQCFTYCALFPKGYEIEKKLLVQLWIAQGYIQSTNGNEQLEDIGDQYFKELLSRSLLEEVKKDDFNDTLSCKMWDLIYDLAQSIVGFEILVLRSYVNNIPEEARHVSLFEEINPMIKALKGKPLRTFLNHCVDSYEDSTIVNSFFPSFMCLRALSLSRMGVEKVPKCLGKLSHLRYLDLSHNGFKVLPNAITRLKNLQTLKLIRCWNLQRISNNIGELINLRHLENNGCYHLTHMPHGIGKLTLLQSLPLFVVGNDIGWLRNHKIGSLSELKGLNQLRGGLNISNLQNVRDVELVSRGEILKGKQYLQSLRLEWNRSGQDAAYEGDKLVMEGLQPHPHLKDIFIAGYGGTEFPTWMMNEGLGSLFPHLIEIEISGCSRCEILPPFSQLPSLKSLKLHHMKEAELKEGSLTTPLFPSLESLELSDMPKLKELWRKDLLAEEGPSFSHLSKLYIHECSSLASLHSSPSLSQLEIIDCHNLASLELHSSPCLSQLEIINCHNLASLELHSSPCLSRLTIHDCPNLTSMELPSSPPLSRLEIRKCPNLASFKVAPLPSLETLSLFTVRYGVIWQIMSVSASSSSLKSLYIESIDDMISLPKELLQHVSGLVTLQICECPNLQSLELPSSHCLSKLKIINCPNLASFNVSSLPRLEELSLRGVRAEVLRQLMFVSASSSLKSLRILEIDGMISLPEEPLQYVSTLETLYIVKCSGLATLLHWMGSLSSLMELIICDCSELTSLPEEIYSLKKLQKFYF from the exons ATGGCGGAACAAATTCCATTCAGCGTCGTGGAGAATGTTTTGAGCAGTTTAGGATCCTCAGTTGTTCAAAAAATCGGATCTATATATGGCGTTCGAAGGGAGCTGACAAAGCTTGAGGAGACACTGGGTACCCTCAAAGCTGTTCTTCTGGATGCTGAGGATCACCTGGAGAAAAGCCGTGCAGTGAAAGATTGGGTGAAGAGGCTCAAGGGCGTTGTGTATGATGTAGATGACTTGTTGGATGACTTTGCAACCTACCGGTTGCAGCAAGGAGGGCTCGTCAGGCAGGTGAGTCACTTCTTCTCGTCCTCAAATCAGGTTGCATTTCGTTTCCAAATGAGTGGGAGAGTCGATGATATCAAAGAAGCacttgatgaaataaaaaaagatatcttTCTGTTGAATGCTATTCCACGAAGCACAATTCACCCACGGGCAAAGAATATTGGGAGAGAGACCCACTCATCCCCACATTCATCTAATCTTAATCCAAGAAGTGCAGAAAAAGAAGACCTACTAAAATTGGTGTTGTCGCCTGACAAAAAAATTGTTGCTATAGTTGGCATCGGGGGATTGGGTAAGACCACTCTTGCTCAATTGGTATACGACGATGAAAGAGTGCAACAATATTTTGCCTTTAAGAAATGGGTTTGCGTTTCTGATTATTCTGGTGAGGGTTTTGGTGAAAGTGCGCTGCTAAAAAAGTTgtcaaaatctaaaaatgatGAGGGTTCACAGAGCCTATCATTGGATGATTTGAAAAATGAGCTTCACAAACAAATAAGTCAAAAGAGGTACTTGCTAGTACTAGATGATGTCTGgaacaatgaaaatgaaaattgggAGAAAGTGAGAACTCTATTGGAGGTTGGTGATGAAGGGAGTAAAATTGTAGTGACCACCCGGAACGCTGAGGTTTCATTTATGGGTAATAATACTGTTTGTCTTAAGTTAAAAGGTCTAGACAAAGATGAGTCttggaatttattttcaaacatcaCATTTGGAGGACAGACGAATACAGTGAATCCTGAGATCATAAAAGTTGGAAGAGAAATTGTAAACATGTGTAATGGAGTTCCACTCATCATCAACACTTTAGGGAGAACATTAATGCAGTTTAAATCAGATTTGTCCAAATGGTTGTCTattcaaaagaatgaaaatcTTTTATCACTTCCATATGGAAATGATAATGTTCTACAGGTGTTGAAACTAAGTTATGATAATTTGCCAACACATTTGAAACAATGTTTTACATATTGTGCTTTATTTCCAAAAGGctatgaaattgagaaaaagttGTTGGTACAATTATGGATCGCACAAGGTTACATCCAATCTACAAATGGGAATGAGCAATTAGAGGATATAGGAGATCAATATTTCAAAGAATTGTTGTCAAGGTCATTGTTGGAAGAGGTTaaaaaagatgattttaatGATACATTAAGTTGTAAAATGTGGGACCTTATATATGATCTTGCACAATCAATTGTAGGATTTGAGATCCTTGTTTTAAGAAGTTATGTAAATAACATTCCAGAAGAAGCTCGTCATGTGTCATTGTTTGAAGAGATAAATCCTATGATAAAGGCTCTAAAGGGAAAACCCCTAAGGACCTTTCTAAACCATTGTGTAGATTCTTATGAAGATAGTACAAttgtaaattcattttttccGAGTTTTATGTGTTTACGTGCATTGAGTTTAAGTCGTATGGGTGTAGAGAAGGTGCCAAAGTGTTTAGGCAAATTGAGTCATTTAAGGTATCTTGATCTTTCCCACAATGGGTTTAAGGTACTTCCAAATGCTATTACAAGATTAAAGAATTTGCAAACACTAAAACTCATAAGGTGTTGGAATTTACAAAGAATTTCAAACAATATAGGAGAATTGATCAATCTTAGACACTTGGAGAATAATGGATGTTATCACTTGACTCATATGCCACATGGAATCGGCAAGTTGACTTTACTTCAAAGTCTACCATTGTTTGTGGTTGGGAATGACATAGGGTGGTTAAGGAATCACAAAATTGGTAGCTTGAGTGAATTGAAAGGCCTTAACCAACTAAGAGGAGGGTTAAACATAAGTAATCTTCAAAACGTGAGGGATGTTGAACTGGTATCCAGGGGagaaattttgaaaggaaaacaaTATCTTCAGTCCTTGAGATTGGAATGGAATCGGTCGGGCCAAGATGCGGCGTATGAGGGTGATAAGTTAGTGATGGAAGGCCTTCAACCACACCCACACCTAAAGGATATCTTTATAGCAGGTTATGGAGGTACGGAGTTTCCAACTTGGATGATGAATGAAGGGTTGGGTTCCCTGTTTCCCCAcctaattgaaattgaaatttcggGATGTTCAAGATGCGAAATTCTGCCACCCTTTTCTCAACTCCCTTCTCTCAAGTCTTTGAAGCTTCATCATATGAAAGAAGCGGAGTTAAAGGAGGGTTCATTAACAACGCCACTCTTCCCATCTCTTGAATCGCTCGAACTCTCTGACATGCCAAAGTTGAAGGAATTGTGGAGGAAGGACTTACTAGCAGAGGAAggtccttcattttctcatctttcGAAGTTATATATTCATGAATGTTCTAGTTTGGCATCGCTgcattcttctccttctctttctcaatTAGAGATCATCGATTGCCATaacttggcatccttggaaCTGCATTCTTCTCCTTGTCTTTCTCAATTAGAGATCATCAATTGCCATaacttggcatccttggaaCTGCATTCATCTCCTTGTCTTTCTCGATTAACGATCCATGATTGCCCAAACTTGACATCCATGGAACTGCCGTCATCTCCTCCTCTTTCTCGATTAGAAATCAGAAAATGCCCTAACTTGGCATCCTTCAAAGTGGCTCCATTACCTTCTCTTGAGACACTATCTCTGTTCACAGTTAGATATGGTGTGATATGGCAGATAATGTCTgtctctgcttcttcttcttcgttgAAGTCTCTGTATATTGAAAGCATAGATGATATGATATCTCTCCCGAAGGAGCTACTTCAACATGTTTCTGGCTTGGTAACGTTACAGATCTGTGAGTGTCCTAACTTGCAATCCTTGGAACTGCCATCATCCCATTGTCTTTCTAAATTAAAG ATCATAAATTGCCCTAACTTGGCATCCTTCAATGTGTCTTCATTACCTCGTCTTGAGGAACTAAGCCTGCGTGGAGTCAGAGCAGAGGTACTGAGGCAGTTAATGTTTGTCtctgcttcttcttcattgaagtCTCTGCGAATACTGGAGATTGATGGTATGATATCTCTCCCAGAGGAGCCTCTTCAATATGTTTCCACTCTCGAAACTCTCTACATTGTTAAGTGCTCTGGTTTGGCAACATTACTACACTGGATGGGCAGCCTTTCCTCGCTTATGGAACTCATTATTTGTGACTGCTCTGAATTGACATCACTGCCAGAAGAGATCTATTCCCTAAAAAAACTGCAGAAATTTTATTTCTGA
- the LOC117909235 gene encoding phenylalanine--tRNA ligase, chloroplastic/mitochondrial-like isoform X1 codes for MLTYFRGATARHHHFMAVAISLAQVTLFSKPSILLHRNAIIGFSFSIPFSSSSAHKIQTHKWRQPVVSLLELGGVKIGRDDVVKDDPTNNVPDAIFLKLGMQLHRRDQHPIGILKNAIYDYFNANYSNKFDKLDDLCPIVSTKEEKWLEVLGCGVTEQEILQKSGKTGNVSWAFGLGLERLAMVLFGIPDIRLFWLTDERLTSQFSKDQLGVKFKPFSKYPPCYKDMSFWINESFTENNLCEVVRGVAGDLVQEVQLIDNFTRKE; via the exons ATGCTTACTTACTTCAGAGGGGCCACTGCTCGCCACCACCACTTCATGGCTGTGGCCATTTCACTTGCCCAAGTAACTCTCTTCTCCAAACCCTCCATTTTACTCCACAGAAATGCCATCATTGGCTTCTCCTTTTCCATTCCTTTCTCCTCTTCTTCTGCTCACAAGATTCAGACTCACAAGTGGAGGCAACCGGTGGTCTCGCTTCTGGAGCTTGGTGGAGTCAAGATTGGCAGAGATG ATGTGGTGAAGGATGATCCTACAAACAATGTCCCGGAtgcaatttttttgaaacttggAATGCAGCTTCACAGGAGGGATCAACACCCAATTGGAATTCTGAAGAATGCAATATATGATTATTTCAATGCCAATTACTCTAACAAATTTGATAAGTTGGATGACCTTTGCCCAATAGTCTCCACAAAAGAG GAGAAATGGTTGGAAGTTTTAGGTTGTGGGGTGACAGAGCAAGAAATATTACAGAAAAGTGGTAAAACAGGTAATGTTTCTTGGGCTTTTGGGCTTGGATTGGAACGGCTAGCAATGGTTCTGTTTGGGATACCTGATATTCGGCTTTTCTGGTTAACTGATGAGCGGTTGACCTCTCAA TTCTCAAAGGACCAGCTTGGGGTCAAGTTCAAGCCATTTTCAAAG TATCCTCCTTGTTACAAGGACATGAGTTTTTGGATTAATGAGTCGTTCACAGAAAACAATTTATGTGAGGTTGTAAGAGGAGTTGCTGGAGATCTTGTCCAGGAG GTGCAATTGATCGACAATTTCACCAGAAAGGAATGA